One genomic window of Medicago truncatula cultivar Jemalong A17 chromosome 1, MtrunA17r5.0-ANR, whole genome shotgun sequence includes the following:
- the LOC25482769 gene encoding uncharacterized protein, which produces MNIVFEKLERYKIAIGDVWDWSDIKDGTLKTLMLKLGTNIHLEHGIKALIEDVENLYLDDVDGIQNVLPNLNREGFTLLKHLHVQNNTNLNHIVDNKERNQIHMSFPILETLVLLNLRNLEHICHGQPSVASFGSLSVIKVKNCVQLKYLFSFTMVKGLSHLCTIEVCDCNSMKEIVFRDNNSSANNDITDEKIEFLQLRSLTLEHLETLDNFFSYYLTHSRSKQKCHALEPNVSAPFFNSQVAFPILDTLKLSSLLNLNKVWDDNHQSMCNLTSLIVDNCNGLKYLFSSSFVESFMNLKHLEITNCPMMEEIIAEEDRNNAVEEVHLLKLEKIILKDMDNLKTIWHHQFETLKMLEVNNCKKIVVVFPSSTQNTYNELEKLEVRNCALVEEIFELTFNENNSEDVATHLKEVTIGRLSKLKKIWSGDPQGILINWNIVQTWSIYYHSL; this is translated from the exons ATGAACATAGTGTTTGAGAAGctggaaagatataaaatagctATTGGAGATGTATGGGACTGGTCTGACATCAAGGATGGAACCTTAAAAACATTGATGCTCAAACTTGGTACAAACATACATTTGGAGCATGGAATTAAAGCATTGATTGAAGATGTTGAGAATTTGTATTTGGATGATGTAGATGGAATTCAAAATGTGCTTCCTAACCTAAATAGAGAAGGATTTACATTGCTGAAACATCTCCACGTCCAAAATAATACTAACTTGAATCACATTGTTGACAATAAAGAGAGAAATCAAATCCATATGTCCTTTCCCATCTTGGAAACACTAGTACTTCTTAATCTTAGAAACTTGGAGCATATATGTCATGGTCAACCTTCAGTTGCTTCTTTTGGAAGTCTCAGtgttatcaaagtaaaaaattgcGTCCAGTTAAAGTATCTTTTCTCCTTTACAATGGTTAAAGGACTTTCTCACCTTTGTACGATTGAAGTTTGTGATTGCAATTCTATGAAGGAGATAGTGTTCAGAGACAACAATTCAAGTGCTAATAATGATATCACTGATGAAAAAATCGAGTTTCTTCAATTGCGTTCTTTGACTTTAGAACATTTGGAAACACTTGATAATTTCTTCTCATATTATTTGACACATTCAAGAAGTAAGCAAAAGTGTCATGCTTTAGAGCCGAATGTTTCTGCACCATTTTTCAATTCTCAg GTTGCATTTCCTATTTTGGATACCCTTAAATTGAGCTCACTTCTCAATTTGAATAAAGTTTGGGATGACAATCATCAATCTATGTGCAACTTGACTAGCTTGATTGTGGATAATTGCAATGGATTGAAGTATTTATTCTCTTCTTCGTTTGTTGAAAGTTTTATGAACCTCAAACACCTTGAAATAACTAATTGTCCTATGATGGAGGAGATAATAGCTGAAGAAGATAGAAATAATGCAGtggaagag gttcatcttttaaaattagagaaaatcaTATTGAAGGATATGGACAACTTGAAGACAATATGGCATCACCAATTTGAAACATTGAAGATGTTGGAAGTGAACAATTGTAAGAAAATAGTTGTGGTTTTTCCTTCTTCAACGCAAAACACGTATAATGAGCTTGAGAAGTTGGAAGTTAGAAATTGTGCTCTAGTTGAAGAGATATTTGAGTTGACTTTCAATGAAAATAACAGCGAAGATGTTGCAACACATTTGAAAGAAGTTACTATAGGAAGATTGTCGAAGCTGAAAAAGATATGGAGTGGAGATCCTCAAGGAATTCTTATAAATTGGAATATTGTGCAAACTTGGAGTATCTATTACCACTCTCTGTAG
- the LOC25482768 gene encoding isoliquiritigenin 2'-O-methyltransferase codes for MTRIKTRESAILKVKMSSNSKQTQFPIEVEKVDDAYLSALLLCFSRIFPAILNAAIDLNLFDIIAKLQNSSEHSSFSASEIASELPNQHPELAERLERMLTVLASYSLLTCSIRTNEDGNKERVYALSSIGQYFALDKDGGSLRPLSALIHRGYHHVWYDVKDAIINPNNNDHFHKVHGSPAYKYLEKNQELNQIFNKAMAQSGPLEMKRILTLYKGFEEVSTLVDVGGGVGNALKQIISEYPSIKGINFDLPQVVQDAPTHPGIEHVEGNMFESVPGGDAILLKLVCHNWANEECVKFLRNCHKALPKHGKVIVLDYIIPEVPNPSKISKHACAIDNLMFLVHGGKERTENEFQNLCMSSGFSKFHIACSDTSAMSGVMEFYK; via the exons atgacgAGAATAAAAACTAGAGAAAGTGCAATACTCAAAGTTAAGATGAGTTCCAACTCCAAACAAACTCAGTTTCCCATAGAGGTAGAAAAAGTTGATGATGCTTATCTTTCTGCATTGTTACTATGTTTTAGTAGAATTTTTCCTGCAATACTAAATGCTGCTATTGATCTCAATTTATTTGATATCATAGCTAAGTTACAAAATTCAAGTGAACATTCTAGTTTTTCTGCTTCTGAAATTGCTTCTGAGCTTCCAAATCAACACCCTGAATTGGCTGAGAGGCTTGAACGTATGTTGACTGTGTTGGCTAGTTACTCTCTTCTCACTTGTTCCATTCGTACCAATGAAGATGGTAACAAAGAAAGAGTTTATGCTCTCTCATCAATTGGTCAATACTTTGCATTGGATAAAGATGGAGGCTCTTTACGTCCACTCTCAGCATTAATCCATCGTGGATATCATCATGTTTG GTATGATGTAAAAGATGCGATCATAAACCCTAACAACAATGACCATTTTCATAAAGTTCATGGATCACCGGCTTATAAATATTTGGAGAAAAATCAAGAgctaaatcaaatttttaacaaaGCAATGGCTCAATCTGGTCCATTAGAAATGAAAAGGATTCTTACACTATATAAAGGATTTGAGGAAGTCTCAACACTGGTTGATGTAGGTGGTGGAGTAGGGAATGCTTTGAAACAGATTATATCTGAATATCCTTCAATAAAAGgcattaattttgatttaccccAAGTGGTTCAAGATGCACCAACTCATCCAg GGATAGAGCATGTTGAAGGAAATATGTTTGAAAGTGTTCCAGGTGGTGATGCCATCTTACTAAAG CTTGTATGTCACAATTGGGCAAATGAAGAATGTGTAAAGTTTTTAAGAAATTGTCACAAAGCTTTACCAAAACATGGAAAGGTGAttgttttggattatataattccaGAGGTTCCAAACCCAAGCAAAATCTCTAAGCATGCTTGTGCTATTGACAATCTCATGTTTTTAGTACATGGTGGAAAGGAAAGAACTGAAAACGAATTTCAAAACTTATGCATGAGCTCTGGATTTTCCAAATTTCATATTGCTTGCAGTGATACCTCAGCTATGTCTGGAGTAATggaattctataaataa